A single window of Diachasmimorpha longicaudata isolate KC_UGA_2023 chromosome 12, iyDiaLong2, whole genome shotgun sequence DNA harbors:
- the LOC135167944 gene encoding bladder cancer-associated protein, translated as MYCLQWLIPVLLIPKPVNPALLQTHVMFMVLYLIGFFLERKPCIICSLVFVAAVSLICYSGVGNCLFWSNSCE; from the coding sequence ATGTATTGTTTACAGTGGCTAATTCCAGTTTTACTGATACCAAAACCAGTAAACCCAGCCCTGCTTCAAACTCATGTTATGTTCATGGTATTGTACCTCATCGGTTTCTTCCTTGAGCGAAAGCCATGTATAATATGCAGTCTCGTTTTTGTTGCTGCTGTTTCGTTAATATGTTACAGCGGAGTAGGAAATTGTTTATTCTGGAGCAACAGTTGTGAATAG